CAAGCTCATCCCCTCCGCCCGTGCGACATCCTGAAGCTTGGGCAGCAAGTGGGCTGGTAAGGTAAGGGTAATTGTTGAGTGGGTGGAATATCTGGTTTTTTGGTCGAATTTTTCAACCTGGCGATCGCGGTAAGTCCATAACTCACATTCTTCACCCCGCGTAGCACCGTCTTTCTCCAGAAAACTCACTTTGCCCAAGTTGTAGCAGTAGAAACTTTCGTTCCCGATTGCTTCACCTTTATGTTGGCAGTTCCAGCAACTCGGCAGTGGCGAAGCTTGCACCTTGTTAGTTGAATCCTTTGGTGTCGGGCGTTTGTTGCTCTTGCTGCTTGATTCCTTTTGTGTAGGATTTTTAATAACTGCCATCAGCTTAACGGCTGCATCTACACTTTGCTCGTTCAAGGTAGAACGCAGCGATCGCGCTACTTCTATATTTCCCAGCCAGGTTTGTTCATCTATATATTCCACAACTTTAGCGGCTTTGGCATAATTGCGACCGCTGCCCAATCCGACCAGTTTAGCTAGGCGATCGCGTGTTGTCCCTCGTTCGCCGAGCAGTTGTGGAAAATTTTCCATAACTGCTCTACCACTGTAGTTACTCTGAGCAGCTAGTTGCCTCCTACGCGCCGCCAAGTCTTCTATCTGTTTCCACGCCGCCGCTTCTCGTACTTTCTGTTCTACCGTTTTAGAACGGCTGGCATTTTCCAGCAGCAGCGCTTGCACTTGGGCTAGTTCTGAGGGAAATTCTCTCACCTCTACAGGTATGCTCTGCCAACCCAGTTGCAGCAATGCTCTCCAGCGGCGGTGTCCGCTGATAATCGTTCGGTCATTGGTGACAACCAGCGGTTTAACCCACCCGGAATCGCGAATGAGAGCCACCAGATCGCTTACATCTTCTTCTTCACCCCGATATATTGAGGTATTGCGAGGATGGGGTTTTAGTCTTTTAGGATCTATTTGAGAGAATACAGATGGTATGGGTTCAGCAGTTATAATTCCAGTTAATAAACCCTTAGAACTGTCCATTACTATAGTCCCGGTTCCTAATTAGTTGGGTAATATCTTTTGCGCTTGATAACTACTCGTTATTTAGAGAGCGGACATGAAAGGGAGGTGGAGAGTGTTTAGTGCGATCGCGCATCGCGTAATACTAAGACATAGCCCACAATCCACTACCTTCCCTGGCAGGCAAACCATTCCTGCTAGACGCTCTCTATTTCAGAACATGACAGTGCCGTGCAAAATTAGATAATCTAGTCATTGCCTAGACTCCTTTTTCAAAATTGGGGTAACAGCAGCAGCCTATCGACCCTGCAAAGCTAGACTGGCATCTGCTACTTTTTCACAAGCAAACACTACTTGTTCCACGCCCTAGTAAAGTTAAGCGTACCCTCTATAATACCCCCAAGAGTACCCTCTAACGTACCCAACTGAAAATTTTCCCAGAACCATGCGAACAAAGTACGTCAAAGTCAGGCTAACGGAATCTGAATTTAGTCTTTTACAAGCTGAGGCTGAAAGCCAGAATATATCTATGGCAGAGGTTTTGAGAAAATACCTTTACCAACTAGGTTCCTCGTCCCATTCGCAAAAAATCGCAACTAACCAAAAAACAATTCCGGTCTAGTATCCTCTGCAATACTAAGTCTCGGCAGGTGCGGTGAGGGGAATAATAAGGCCAAAGTAGGCAGTAAGCATTTAGGGGCAACAGTGCGATCGCACTTTCACTTGCCAAGAGCAGTTATGGAAAATTTTCCATAACTGCTCTTGGCAAGTGGTTCAGTGTAATACTCCGCCTCGATTTCCCTCGTCCAGGGTAGATTGGTGATCGCTCCCTGAATGGCGTGTCTGCCACGCCGCATAGAAAAACAGGATAGCCATCAATAAATAGCCAACCGCCCAAGCACTGCCAGCACCAAAGCCCAACTTAATGACTGTATCGGCAATTCCCCAGTTGTAGCTGTGCATCAAACCCACCCAAGACATTAAAGCGGCGGCTATCGACCAAAAAGCTGCCCCACGAAAATTTCGCTCAATAATGTAGACGGTGATACCAGCCAGAAGCATCGAGCTAAAAATAAATCCCTGTTCGAGGGCAAAAGCTCCATCGATAAAGGTGTCGAAGGCTTTAAATTTATCAATCAACGCTGGTGTCAAAGGATTGGCTGGCGTACCCATTCCAGCCGCTTGTAGGGCTTGTTTGGCAATTAATGCCCCCCATGCGGCGATCGCTGGTAGCAACCCAACCACAACAGCCGGGGCATGATGAGATGGTGTTGCTTCAAAGCTTTGGGCGACTATTACAATGCCAATCCACAAAACAATCGCCATCCCCGCATCAACGGGTACAAAGTAGGCTAACAATCCTACAGTGCCACTCAAACACAGCAAAGACATCACCACGCCGTTGAGGACAGAGTATCCCACTCGCGCCCCCATCGCTTTCCAACCCGGATGACCGATGTAAATCGTGGTGGGGAAACAAGAACCGCAGACAGCAGCGACAATCGTGCCAATTCCATTAGCAGCAAGACAAGGTGTAGCGGGGTAATTATCTCCCGCTGCTTCAGCACTTTCCAAGTTTTGAATGCTGCCGATTAGGTTAAATAGTCCCATTGGCAAGATAACGCTGAGATAATCTAATAACGTCCCACGTCCATTCCACAGTTCTCCTAGCCAGAAGCCCGGTAAATAAAGGCCAATCGGTTGTAAGGCGGTGGCAAAACGGGCGTTATCCCAACTCATTAACCCGGTTCCCCAAGCAAGGGCAATGCCTAACAGTACGGCTAGCAGTCCACCAGGAATCGCAAATTTTACTCCGCCAAAGTAAGTTAGCAGAATTACCCCTAACGGCACTAAACCCACAACTGGATTGGCAAAGGTGCGGAAGAGGAAGCCGATGGCTATGAAGGTAAGGGCAATGCCGCCTAAAGTTGAGAGGAGTGCGGCGCGGGGTGCGATCCGTCGTAAGTTATTGCCAAACCAAGCACCACCCAATTCAATTAATCCGCTACCCAAGCAAGCGACTAAACCTGCTTGCCAAGCTAGTTCGGCTGCTTGTTCGGGTGAGACGCCTTTAGCGATCGCTGCCAGCTTAACTGGTAGCATAACTAAAAACACATAAGCAAACAGGCTGACTGTGTTGATGCCATAGGGAAGTGCAGTAATGTCATCCCGATTCTCTCGTTGTCCCACTTGATAAGCAAGCCAACTGTAGTAGATGTTGCCAACTATTAAGGAGAGTGCCACTCCCGGCAGGATGCGTCCGTAAATCAAGGCAGGGGGGAAGCCGAGAACTCCCCCGCATAGATTCACGATCAGCAGAATTTGAATAAAATTGTCGAGTGCTAGCCCAAAGAATCCATCAATATCTCGGCGGACTAGCCAGCGTGGAGATGCGATCGCTTCCATATATATGATTTAAACAACAGCTGTGGGTGAAACTATCTGGGATACGCCTATCTGAGGGGGCAGATCCAAACAAAGTGGAATTGCGATGCGATCGCGGATGAAGGTATGCACTCAACCTCCGAATCGCACACCCCGCCTGCAATATCTAAGCATATAGTTCCGATAATTAGTCTTTAGTTACAACAGCGACCAATCAATTTGTGACTTTTTGCCAGCCCAAAAGTGCGATCGCGGCTGTAAGCTTTAGTAACTTGCCAAACCTCAACACAGCTTGTAAATTTATGTTAATAGAATCGCGCTGAGAATACAGCTACAGCTGAATTTAACCTAGAGACGCGATTAATTGCGGAGGTACAAGAGAAAGATAACCAACACAATCATTATTTGGAATAATGAATTAGGCTTTTTATCCAACCTAGCTATTGTTGGTTGGTGTAGATTGTAGAAACAAGATTAATCGCGTTTATACAAGCGATCGCTTACCGAGTACCAGACCCAAATTAGCTAAATTTTGCCAATTCTAGGGTTGTTTTTTTAACCCATTAGACCGAATCTAGAAAATAGTATCCTTCAAAGATGTACTAAATTTTAATTGAAATGCTACATCTGGCCTTAGTGCAAAAAAATGAGTTTTCAGATGGGGTCGCCCTGCAATTGCTAGCCCGTCAACAAAGTGAGGATTCTTGGGTAGTCATGGCGAAGAAAGATGTTGTTTCCGTTGCCAAAGCTGACTCCTTAAATGAAAATCTGTTAGTTCTGGTAGAGCTTGATAATACTAATCAGGTTCTAAGTATTAAAGATGCAAAAGATTGGGTTTTGGATTTAGTGCAGCAGTACCTAACTAGCGGCATAACCCCAGGATCTTTACAACAAGAAGCTGAAAGGGCAGAACAATGGCGGCAAGATCTGACTTTACAAAGTCAGGAATTAGCTCGTCGGACAATGGAAATGGAAGCACGTCAAGAACAAATTCAAGCCTTAGAAGAAGACCTCAAACGGAAGGAGAAACAACTGGAAAAGAGAGAAGAAGAAGTGAATAGTCAAATGGCTAAAGATGCGTAAGCTAGTGGTTAATAATTTAAATTGATAATTTATGTTCATTAGCTATCAATTTAAACCATTAACTACTAACAATTAAATCGAAACATTGGAATCTACAAGGCTTGATGGCTGGTTGGGAACAGCAACAGTTGAGGGTCGCCTTGGTTCCCCCAGCATGAGTATAGAGCAGGTCAATTGCTGGATCAACTGGGTTGTAACATCGCTAATTTCTAAGCCACCAGCCGTGCGCTGCCGTATAGAGCGCAATACAATCAAATCAACCGACTTAGAAGCAGTAAGAATCGCTTGAGCCACGTTTTCATGTGGAAGGATCTGAATATCTGCTTTACAGTTAGGAGCAGATTTAGAAACTATTAAAGACAACTGCGATCGCATCCAGGCTATCTTACTAGGCTTGGTTTTGGTATTGCAGACGTGGAACAAGATTACCTCAGCCTGATTAGACGCTGCCAAGATTTCGGCAAACCGCACTGGCCGCACAGCCTGCTCTGTTAAGTTTTCTACAGGCACCAAGATGCGGCGAATTTCAGAAGGAGAACCAAGCAAGCGCGTTACCGCTACAGGACAGTGGGATGCCCACAAGACGCTATCAATAACATTGCCAAACAACCGCGCCCTCAAGCCCGTCCGGTTGCCCCAGCCCATAACAATTAAACTCGCTTTTTGTTCCCGGCTGGCACGGCTAATACCCTGAGCAATTTTGTCATCAAGGCGCACAAGCCCCTCTGCTGTCACGCCCAGCTTTAGACTTAAATCTTTGGCTCTCTCAATTAGCATTTCACCGCGTTGGAATGCCATTTCTAACTGGGGAGCATCCATATGAGCATGAGCGTGAGCGATCGCTAAGGGCACGATCCGCCCACCTTCATGCCGCGCTAGTAATGCTGCCATTTCGATTAAATGTTGCTCAGTCTGAGGATTGGAAAGGGGGACAACAACTCTAAAGGGATGCTCTACTGAGGTAGATTCCCAATCAACTAGCTTTATGTCATCCTCAATCCTAGTTTCCGGTACGCTCAACCCGACCGCTACCCGGCTCGTAATCACTGGCCCCAGGGTTGCCGTCACCAGCATCAACACCAGGACGCTGTTTAACACCCCTTCTGTTAATAGCCCTACCCGATAGCCAACTAGAGTAGCCGCTAGCGTTGCCGCCACCTGGGGTAGCGACAGCGACCACATAGCTAGCATTTCTTGCCAGGTGTAGCGGTATGTGAGCTTAGCAAAAAGAGCCGCTAAAAACTTACTCCCAATCAAACCCAACACAATCGCCAGCGTTAGCCAAACA
The Microcoleus sp. FACHB-831 genome window above contains:
- a CDS encoding cation:proton antiporter encodes the protein MESILHVLHQPIVPFAILLAVILIVPMLFERLRVPGLVGLLAAGVILGPNALGLLDTEDKTMQLLSDIGLVYLMFVAGLEVDIAQFRKTKHRSIGFGTYTFLVPMIVGTAVGRLFAFDWNASVLIGSLFASHTLLAYPIVSRLGVVANEAITVTIGATIFTDIGALLVLAVCVGIHKGDFTAAKLFTLLASLIVYSALVLFGLDWAGKEFFRRSGNEEGNQFLFVLLALFLASLGAELIGVEKIVGAFLAGLAVNDVLGEGPVKEKVLFVGSVLFIPIFFVDMGLLIDIPAFIKTLSSVWLTLAIVLGLIGSKFLAALFAKLTYRYTWQEMLAMWSLSLPQVAATLAATLVGYRVGLLTEGVLNSVLVLMLVTATLGPVITSRVAVGLSVPETRIEDDIKLVDWESTSVEHPFRVVVPLSNPQTEQHLIEMAALLARHEGGRIVPLAIAHAHAHMDAPQLEMAFQRGEMLIERAKDLSLKLGVTAEGLVRLDDKIAQGISRASREQKASLIVMGWGNRTGLRARLFGNVIDSVLWASHCPVAVTRLLGSPSEIRRILVPVENLTEQAVRPVRFAEILAASNQAEVILFHVCNTKTKPSKIAWMRSQLSLIVSKSAPNCKADIQILPHENVAQAILTASKSVDLIVLRSIRQRTAGGLEISDVTTQLIQQLTCSILMLGEPRRPSTVAVPNQPSSLVDSNVSI
- a CDS encoding ParB/RepB/Spo0J family partition protein, which codes for MDSSKGLLTGIITAEPIPSVFSQIDPKRLKPHPRNTSIYRGEEEDVSDLVALIRDSGWVKPLVVTNDRTIISGHRRWRALLQLGWQSIPVEVREFPSELAQVQALLLENASRSKTVEQKVREAAAWKQIEDLAARRRQLAAQSNYSGRAVMENFPQLLGERGTTRDRLAKLVGLGSGRNYAKAAKVVEYIDEQTWLGNIEVARSLRSTLNEQSVDAAVKLMAVIKNPTQKESSSKSNKRPTPKDSTNKVQASPLPSCWNCQHKGEAIGNESFYCYNLGKVSFLEKDGATRGEECELWTYRDRQVEKFDQKTRYSTHSTITLTLPAHLLPKLQDVARAEGMSLPDWATSVIESAAKRMF
- a CDS encoding NCS2 family permease; translation: MEAIASPRWLVRRDIDGFFGLALDNFIQILLIVNLCGGVLGFPPALIYGRILPGVALSLIVGNIYYSWLAYQVGQRENRDDITALPYGINTVSLFAYVFLVMLPVKLAAIAKGVSPEQAAELAWQAGLVACLGSGLIELGGAWFGNNLRRIAPRAALLSTLGGIALTFIAIGFLFRTFANPVVGLVPLGVILLTYFGGVKFAIPGGLLAVLLGIALAWGTGLMSWDNARFATALQPIGLYLPGFWLGELWNGRGTLLDYLSVILPMGLFNLIGSIQNLESAEAAGDNYPATPCLAANGIGTIVAAVCGSCFPTTIYIGHPGWKAMGARVGYSVLNGVVMSLLCLSGTVGLLAYFVPVDAGMAIVLWIGIVIVAQSFEATPSHHAPAVVVGLLPAIAAWGALIAKQALQAAGMGTPANPLTPALIDKFKAFDTFIDGAFALEQGFIFSSMLLAGITVYIIERNFRGAAFWSIAAALMSWVGLMHSYNWGIADTVIKLGFGAGSAWAVGYLLMAILFFYAAWQTRHSGSDHQSTLDEGNRGGVLH